The following are from one region of the Myxococcales bacterium genome:
- a CDS encoding protein kinase yields MQLASFDGKRYGGRFETEQEVGHGGMGAVYRARDLQTGEYVALKVLYERQGPNAERFEEEAAMLSELSHPAIVRYVQHGLTPGGEHFLAMEWLEGKNLEEALLAGRVPLADGLEMVSRIMDALATAHRRGMVHRDLKPANIYLPQGKLTQAKLLDFGIARRLFDGRRLTRVGATVGTPMYMAPEQARGLSDVDARADVFSLGCVLFEALTGEPPFIAETPAAVLAKICLEAAPLLRTRLPEASEDVEALLARMLEKDRENRPGDSSALSRLLLKHADDLRFGPRTTRTATDEEALVKVTPDESRLLAALVVELPRKGPKPSPSGAVTSPPLAAGPGLTPVSLTAVRRLWRKSVETPVPPPGQSTPTDRPALNAETLPELFDEVILAKIVANLAPFGVHVEPFANGGLAIARPEGPASLDQVVDMARCALEMRRMLPVAVLAVASGRAKPGEADLPIAHVLERAGALLPGAPAGTIRLDPLTAELLTTRFEIQKVTGEHGEDRRLMFEKGLKDPPRTLMGRPVPCLGREREITSIQSLFQQVVSDQQARVQILTGVAGVGKSRVRFEALERIYGLQLPFVILTARAESFRANVAWALLGAALRGAADLSGHEAVEVSRNRFSQYVGRRFKEPEARRRVVAFLGEIAGVHYPDEDFPLLASARQDPRAMSDQTRAAWLDWMEAELAAQPVLLVLEDLHWGDAASFHLVDAALRLFHDKPLMVVGFSRPELKQRFPGLWADRAVEHVALSPLTPKMTRKLVAAAYPGASPDLCEQLAERSDGNPFFVEELVRAHAERGLDVTDGAAPFSILALIQDRLDLYGENAKRVLRAASIYGQSFRRSAVAALLGSESLNDVEHWLEHLSDRELVYRRVQGADP; encoded by the coding sequence GTGCAATTGGCCTCGTTCGACGGGAAACGCTACGGGGGCCGCTTCGAGACCGAACAAGAGGTTGGTCACGGCGGCATGGGGGCGGTGTACCGTGCGCGCGACTTGCAAACGGGCGAATACGTCGCCCTGAAGGTGCTCTACGAACGCCAAGGGCCGAACGCGGAGCGCTTCGAGGAAGAGGCGGCCATGCTGTCGGAACTGTCGCATCCGGCGATCGTGCGCTACGTGCAGCACGGACTGACCCCAGGAGGCGAGCACTTCTTGGCCATGGAGTGGCTCGAGGGGAAAAACCTCGAAGAGGCGCTCCTGGCAGGGCGCGTGCCGCTGGCAGACGGACTGGAGATGGTGTCGCGGATCATGGATGCGCTGGCCACCGCGCACCGGCGGGGCATGGTGCACCGGGATCTCAAGCCTGCAAACATCTATTTGCCCCAAGGCAAACTGACACAGGCGAAGCTGCTCGACTTCGGGATCGCGCGGCGGCTCTTCGACGGCCGGCGCCTCACGCGCGTGGGGGCCACGGTGGGCACGCCGATGTACATGGCGCCCGAGCAGGCGCGGGGTCTTTCCGACGTGGACGCCCGAGCGGACGTGTTCTCTTTGGGCTGCGTGCTCTTCGAGGCCTTGACCGGCGAGCCGCCTTTCATCGCCGAAACGCCCGCGGCTGTGCTTGCAAAGATCTGTTTGGAGGCAGCGCCCCTCTTACGCACGCGTCTGCCTGAAGCGTCCGAGGACGTGGAAGCGCTGCTGGCGCGCATGCTCGAAAAGGACCGTGAAAACCGCCCGGGCGATAGCTCGGCGCTGTCGCGGCTCTTGCTCAAGCATGCCGACGACCTTCGGTTCGGGCCACGCACCACGCGTACGGCCACCGACGAAGAAGCGCTGGTCAAGGTCACGCCCGACGAAAGCAGGCTGCTGGCCGCGCTGGTGGTCGAGCTGCCACGCAAGGGGCCCAAGCCCAGCCCATCCGGCGCCGTGACGTCCCCTCCGCTCGCGGCAGGTCCAGGCCTCACGCCCGTGTCGCTGACGGCCGTTCGCCGGCTGTGGCGAAAATCGGTCGAAACGCCCGTACCGCCCCCGGGGCAGAGCACTCCCACCGATCGCCCGGCCCTGAATGCCGAGACGCTGCCGGAGCTCTTCGACGAGGTCATCCTGGCCAAAATCGTGGCCAACCTGGCGCCCTTTGGCGTTCACGTGGAACCCTTCGCCAACGGCGGGCTGGCGATCGCGCGGCCGGAGGGGCCGGCCTCGCTGGATCAGGTGGTGGACATGGCCCGCTGTGCGCTGGAGATGCGGCGCATGCTGCCCGTGGCGGTGTTGGCGGTGGCTTCGGGCCGGGCCAAGCCGGGCGAGGCGGATCTGCCCATTGCGCACGTGCTCGAGCGCGCGGGCGCGCTGCTGCCGGGCGCCCCCGCCGGCACGATACGCCTGGATCCCTTGACGGCGGAGCTGCTGACGACGCGCTTCGAGATCCAGAAGGTCACGGGCGAACACGGGGAAGACCGACGCCTGATGTTCGAGAAGGGGCTCAAGGATCCCCCTCGTACGTTGATGGGCCGCCCTGTGCCGTGCCTCGGGCGCGAGCGCGAGATCACGAGCATCCAGAGCCTGTTTCAGCAGGTGGTTTCGGATCAGCAGGCGCGGGTCCAGATTCTGACGGGCGTGGCGGGCGTGGGCAAATCCCGCGTGCGTTTCGAGGCGCTCGAGCGCATCTATGGGCTGCAGTTGCCCTTCGTGATACTGACGGCGCGCGCGGAATCGTTCCGGGCGAACGTGGCGTGGGCACTCTTGGGTGCGGCGCTGCGGGGGGCGGCGGACCTGAGCGGTCACGAGGCGGTCGAGGTGTCCCGCAACCGCTTTTCGCAATACGTGGGCCGCCGGTTCAAGGAACCGGAGGCGCGGCGCCGGGTGGTGGCGTTCCTGGGCGAGATCGCGGGGGTGCACTACCCAGACGAAGACTTCCCCCTGCTCGCGTCGGCGCGGCAGGATCCGCGGGCGATGAGCGACCAGACCCGCGCGGCCTGGCTCGACTGGATGGAGGCCGAATTGGCGGCTCAGCCGGTGCTGCTTGTGCTGGAAGATCTGCACTGGGGCGACGCCGCCAGCTTTCACCTGGTGGACGCGGCGTTGCGGCTGTTTCACGACAAGCCGCTCATGGTGGTGGGATTTTCGCGGCCGGAGCTCAAGCAACGGTTCCCGGGGCTGTGGGCGGACAGGGCGGTGGAACACGTGGCCTTGTCGCCGTTGACACCGAAGATGACCCGCAAGCTGGTGGCGGCGGCGTACCCGGGCGCCAGCCCGGATCTGTGCGAGCAGCTGGCGGAGCGGAGCGACGGCAACCCCTTCTTCGTGGAAGAGCTGGTGCGCGCGCACGCCGAGCGCGGACTCGATGTCACGGACGGAGCGGCACCGTTTTCGATCCTGGCGTTGATTCAAGATCGCCTGGATCTCTACGGCGAAAACGCCAAACGGGTGTTGCGAGCAGCGAGCATCTACGGGCAATCGTTTCGGCGAAGCGCGGTGGCGGCCCTGCTGGGCAGCGAGAGCCTGAACGACGTCGAGCACTGGCTCGAGCACCTTTCAGATCGCGAGCTCGTGTACCGCCGGGTCCAGGGGGCCGACCCGTGA
- a CDS encoding nucleotidyltransferase domain-containing protein yields MPSAVKQRLQEYFLRHGDGIAAVYLFGSRATGKARAKSDVDVAVLFQADPERTLAGLHLDLAAELEHALSLPVDLVVLNRAPVDLIHRVLRDGSLVAERDKSARIAFEVKARNEYFDLLPYLQQYRRGRSDSP; encoded by the coding sequence ATGCCCTCGGCTGTAAAGCAGCGTTTACAGGAGTATTTTCTGCGCCATGGCGATGGCATCGCCGCCGTTTACCTGTTCGGCAGTCGGGCCACGGGCAAAGCCCGGGCCAAGAGCGACGTCGACGTTGCTGTGCTGTTTCAAGCTGACCCTGAACGAACTCTTGCGGGTCTACACCTCGACCTTGCTGCCGAGCTTGAACACGCGCTATCGCTGCCCGTCGATCTCGTGGTTTTGAATCGGGCGCCCGTGGATCTGATCCACCGCGTGCTGCGGGACGGGTCTCTGGTGGCCGAAAGGGACAAGTCCGCTCGCATTGCGTTCGAGGTCAAGGCGCGCAACGAGTACTTCGACCTGCTGCCATACTTGCAGCAGTACCGTCGCGGACGAAGCGACTCCCCATGA